CTGCCTTGTGTTCGCGGTTTGGGTGAGGCTTGTGATGCTTAGCCCCAAGGATTCTGATAAGTTATCAGAGGGAACTGACTAGAAGGCGGCGTAGAGGCCTCTTAGCGCCAATGGTGGGGTTCATCGGCGGCCCAAGTGGGCTGCGGCGATAACATGTACGGCCAGATGCCCGTGTCTGCCCGATACGTATGGGCAAATGCACGGATTCCCCGCTACGAGAGCGAGTCAATGATTCTGGGATATATCCCAGAGTGCGTTTGAGCCAACGTCGGGGGCTTCCTCGGCCAAAACCCCAAAGGATGTCCGAACTTGGAACAGAATCGTCCCAGCGTGCCTAACTTTATATGCCCGCCAAACACACGCTATCAGTGTGTAGCATGTGGGGATTGCTGTCGTCAGCGATGGGTGGTCGAAGTGGAGCAGGGCTGCCTCGACGGGCTGCCCGACAACATCAAGAGCTACATCCGTCCTGTTGACAACCAGCGCGAGACGCCCGGCGCAGCAGGAGTCATCAAGCCAGACCCCTCTAAAGCTGGCTGCTCGCTTCTGGGAGCCGATAACCTCTGCGCCATTCACAAGCGGTTGGGATACGACGCGAAACCCCTTGTGTGCAGGGAGTTCCCGTTCAGGTTTATCGAGACGCCTCGAGGCGTTGTCGTTGACGTGTCGTTCGTCTGCAATGAGGTTTTGCACAACAGGGGCGAGCCAATTGACCAGTATCAGCAGGAACTTCTGAAGCTATTCCCGCAGAGCAGGCGGAAGCTTGCCGTTGGCGGCAAAATCCGCCTTAAGACTAGAATCTCGATCAATTACGACGCCTATCTCCTCATTGAGGAGAAGCTGCTTAGCATTCTCTCAGCCCAGCAACCAACTCTTGAGGACCGTCTAGTTGCGGGGAACATCTTCCTGTTCAGCCTCTGCAAGAATATCTACGACGACGAGAGAATAACCCTAAACGAGGATGCCATCGACAAGCGCCTCGCCAAGTTTGCGCCGAGGCACATTCAGAAGCTCTATTTAATAGCTAAGAAGGGCAAGCAAATGTGTTCGAGACATCGCCAGCAGCTTTTCGTGATCACGTTCTTGACGTTTGCGTCGAGCGCCTCGGAGCGGAAGGGCAAGCTGAGAGTTCTGCTGAGCACCTGGATAAATAACACCAAACAGACGCTTAATGTGGGCAAGATCAGGGTGCCGGTGCTCGCTGAGCCGGTCCCGCTCAGGAGGCTGTGCGATGTGGCATTCGATGCAGAGGACACAAGGATAAGCGAGCTGGCCGCAAGATACCTGTCGCACTGCATCTTCCGCAAGACCCTCATCGCGCAATATGGCGTTTTCAGAGGCTACAACATGCTCCTACTCATCTATGGCGTTACGAAGTGGCTATCCAAGGTCTTCGCCCTTCAGGATGGCAAGGACTGCGTCGAGCCAGCCCATTTCGCCAACGCAATAAAGCTCGTCGAACGCCAATACCTCCGCCACAGCGAGCACCTCGCCCTGCTCAATCTGAAAAGCCGGGCCATGCACTTTGTCGATAGGGTCTTTGACGATCTCGGTTTTGCGCCGCTTATCGTTAAGAGTTAAGCAGTCCGGCACGCTGATAGAGGCGGTCCAATAAGTCGGTTTCAACGGCGATGACGCAGCGGGGTATGCCGCATGTAGGGGCAGGCTTGTGTCTGCCCGAATATATAGATGGGCGGAGACAAGCCCCGCCCCTACACAACCTCAGACCCGACTTGTTGGA
This window of the bacterium genome carries:
- a CDS encoding YkgJ family cysteine cluster protein; the protein is MPNFICPPNTRYQCVACGDCCRQRWVVEVEQGCLDGLPDNIKSYIRPVDNQRETPGAAGVIKPDPSKAGCSLLGADNLCAIHKRLGYDAKPLVCREFPFRFIETPRGVVVDVSFVCNEVLHNRGEPIDQYQQELLKLFPQSRRKLAVGGKIRLKTRISINYDAYLLIEEKLLSILSAQQPTLEDRLVAGNIFLFSLCKNIYDDERITLNEDAIDKRLAKFAPRHIQKLYLIAKKGKQMCSRHRQQLFVITFLTFASSASERKGKLRVLLSTWINNTKQTLNVGKIRVPVLAEPVPLRRLCDVAFDAEDTRISELAARYLSHCIFRKTLIAQYGVFRGYNMLLLIYGVTKWLSKVFALQDGKDCVEPAHFANAIKLVERQYLRHSEHLALLNLKSRAMHFVDRVFDDLGFAPLIVKS